The following DNA comes from Candidatus Peregrinibacteria bacterium.
AAAAAAAAATGGTTTTGAAATTTGCCAAACAATCCGAAAGAAAGAAATTTGCACTCCTGTAATCATGCTTACTGCCAAACAAGAACTTGAAGACAGAGTATATGGATTAGAAATCGGCGCGGATGATTATCTTGGAAAACCATTTCAATTTGAAGAACTTCTCGCACGAGTACATGCGCTCCTTCGCAGACCAAGAACGCTAAAAACAGAAAAAATACAACTCACGAAAAATATTGTTTTTGACGGAATTGCAAGAAAAGTTGAAAAGAACGGGACAAAAATTGCTCTCACTCCTAAAGAATTTGAGATTTTAGAATTTCTTGTTCGACACAAAAATGAGGCTGTTTCCCAGCAAAAAATCTTCGATCACTGTTTTGATTTTGCCAAAGATAATTGGAGTAATGCTATTGAAGTTCATGTTAAAAATTTACGAAAAAAACTCTTTACCCATAATGATGAAAAAATTCTTAAAACCGTACGAGGATTTGGCTATCGCTTGGAAATCTAACGATTTTTTCCGAGCGAGAATAAAACTCACTCTGCTTTATTTTCTGATCATTTCAGTAATTTTGCTCATTTTTTCCGTCATGCTGAATTGGCAAATTGAAAATAATCTTCACTATCAATTTCAAAACATCAAACTTTCAGAGCAAGACGTAAAAAGGGAAATACAAACTCTATATTCAGATCGCTCTATTAAAAAAATACATCTTGAAGATGAAAATGGGAATTTAATGTATGACGTGTTTTTTGATGATTCCCCTGAAATAAAAATAGATGCCATCAATGGGAAAATTGTAAATGACAAAACCGTGCCAGAAAATTTTATTGATCAATTTACCTCTGACACACGAGATACTTTGTGGGCTATTGACACCATTATTTTACTCTTAAGTTCTTTTTTGAGTTATTTTTTAGCAGGAAAAACACTGGCATCAATTGCCGAAAAAATGAGGCAACAAAAGCAATTTATTTCCGATGCTTCTCATGAGCTCCGCAATCCTCTTTCGGCTATTAAGGCATCTGCCGATTCTTTGCTGAGAGCAAAAAGTATTTCAGACGAAGAAGCCCGCGAGGTTTTACACGCTATCAACGAAGAGTCAGATCGACTTATTACCTTAACCGAAGATCTTCTCTTGTTGGATCAAAGTCAAAAAGATGATGCGGTACAACAAGTCAACGCAAAAGAAATAGTAATAGCAATGCTCAAGACGATTGAACCACTCGCAAAGGAAAAAAAAATCTATTTTCAAACAAATCTAGAAAAATTTGAACTTCTTGCAAAACAGAAAGATTTAGAAAAGGTTCTTTTCAATCTCCTTCATAATGCTGTTAAGTTTTCACGAGAAGACTCAAAGATTATCGTCAAAATAAGTAAAAACGGATATTTTCGAGTAAAAGATTTTGGTGTAGGCATTACACCTGAAGATCTTCCCTATATTTTTGACCGATTTTACAAGGCTGAAAATGCCCGCTCTTTTTCGGGGGAAAGTGGCTCGGGACTAGGACTATCAATTATAAAAACACTAACCGATAAATATGTTTGGACACTTGATGTAAATAGCAAAGAAGGGAAAGGGACTCAGGTCACCGTTTATTTTTAGGATTCTTCTCGTGCACCATCTCAACTCTAAACATAATTTTCTAGTAATTCCCTACTTTTGTCGTGTCATAAAAAAGTCTGGTCCCGAAAAAGCAGTATGAATATCTGTCCCGTTGGCATTGAGATTAGTAATTCCGTAATACCCTCCCACGAGATAGATCCAACCACTTCCGTATGCGGTGGCGGCATTAAGATATTCGGTTTGTTCCTTTCCTGCTGTCTTTGTCCATTGATAATTTC
Coding sequences within:
- a CDS encoding response regulator transcription factor yields the protein MKILIVEDNRNLAKSIERVFKQENFSVRSFWNGKEAEEFWISHHQEIDLVILDIQLPKKNGFEICQTIRKKEICTPVIMLTAKQELEDRVYGLEIGADDYLGKPFQFEELLARVHALLRRPRTLKTEKIQLTKNIVFDGIARKVEKNGTKIALTPKEFEILEFLVRHKNEAVSQQKIFDHCFDFAKDNWSNAIEVHVKNLRKKLFTHNDEKILKTVRGFGYRLEI
- a CDS encoding HAMP domain-containing histidine kinase, translating into MLNWQIENNLHYQFQNIKLSEQDVKREIQTLYSDRSIKKIHLEDENGNLMYDVFFDDSPEIKIDAINGKIVNDKTVPENFIDQFTSDTRDTLWAIDTIILLLSSFLSYFLAGKTLASIAEKMRQQKQFISDASHELRNPLSAIKASADSLLRAKSISDEEAREVLHAINEESDRLITLTEDLLLLDQSQKDDAVQQVNAKEIVIAMLKTIEPLAKEKKIYFQTNLEKFELLAKQKDLEKVLFNLLHNAVKFSREDSKIIVKISKNGYFRVKDFGVGITPEDLPYIFDRFYKAENARSFSGESGSGLGLSIIKTLTDKYVWTLDVNSKEGKGTQVTVYF